The Enterococcus rotai genome includes a window with the following:
- a CDS encoding VOC family protein, whose protein sequence is MTTTVFVNFPVSDVKRSTEFYEKLGFKKNQEFSNEDTSSMVWDDSFWIMLLNHDFYSKFIKDKKIADAKSTSGVLVAFSMESADAVKKFAETAKANGGDFYKVDMGIPEDVMLGLEVQDPDGNSLEPTWMKM, encoded by the coding sequence ATGACAACAACGGTATTTGTCAATTTTCCAGTATCGGATGTAAAACGTTCTACAGAGTTTTATGAAAAATTAGGCTTTAAAAAGAATCAAGAATTTTCAAATGAAGATACCAGTTCAATGGTTTGGGATGACAGTTTCTGGATCATGTTACTAAATCACGACTTCTATAGTAAATTTATCAAAGACAAAAAAATTGCCGATGCAAAATCGACTAGCGGCGTTTTAGTTGCATTCAGTATGGAAAGTGCTGATGCTGTTAAGAAATTTGCTGAAACAGCTAAAGCTAATGGCGGAGATTTTTATAAAGTTGATATGGGGATTCCAGAAGATGTTATGCTTGGGTTAGAAGTACAAGATCCAGATGGAAACTCTTTGGAACCGACTTGGATGAAAATGTAG
- a CDS encoding MFS transporter, translated as MSKHPTTSDTIHWKKNFYLFLTGQFLSGITSMAVQYSIIWYLTKTTGSATVLSFAMLLGMLPMVLLSPFAGPLIDRWNKKVLLIVTDIIVAIFALILSIVGTISADFPLWLVFVSLLVRSVAQTFQMPTIQSILPTMVPEDELTKVNGQFSMVQSANFIIAPALGAVLYSIVPMNFLILLDVLGAVFGVGLLLFVTIPKVTSEGETIHLLADTKFGFKKLFENKGLWYITIVGSIFMLLFMPAASLYPLMTMNYFNGSVGQAGLVEVVYSVGMLIGGAVIGIFGKWKNRMTLIFWAYAVIGASIGLSGLLPATSKGFIYFVLLNSIAGFATPYFNTLLMAMIQQSYDPNVLGRVLGVLNSLMSITGPVGLIFAGPLADRIGVEKMFVIAGIGALVCGLINFMIPVSRNYDKELQKRLAKEEVEEDKEVSHVES; from the coding sequence ATGTCTAAGCATCCTACTACATCTGACACGATTCATTGGAAAAAGAACTTCTATTTATTCCTAACAGGGCAATTTTTATCAGGAATTACAAGTATGGCCGTCCAATACTCGATAATTTGGTATTTGACTAAAACAACGGGTTCAGCAACCGTCTTAAGTTTTGCTATGCTACTGGGGATGTTGCCAATGGTTCTATTAAGCCCATTTGCCGGACCACTGATCGATCGTTGGAATAAAAAAGTGTTGTTGATCGTGACAGATATTATTGTTGCAATCTTTGCTTTGATTTTATCGATTGTTGGAACGATTTCAGCGGATTTTCCTTTATGGTTAGTGTTCGTCTCATTATTGGTTCGTTCTGTTGCACAAACGTTTCAAATGCCAACGATTCAATCCATATTACCAACAATGGTACCTGAAGATGAGCTGACAAAAGTCAATGGACAATTTAGCATGGTTCAATCAGCCAATTTTATTATTGCTCCAGCATTAGGTGCAGTGCTGTATTCTATTGTTCCAATGAATTTTTTGATTTTATTAGATGTACTTGGAGCTGTCTTTGGTGTCGGGTTATTACTTTTTGTGACCATTCCCAAAGTCACCTCGGAAGGAGAGACCATCCATCTTTTAGCAGATACTAAGTTTGGCTTTAAAAAATTATTTGAAAATAAAGGCTTGTGGTATATTACGATCGTTGGATCGATTTTCATGTTATTATTCATGCCGGCTGCAAGCTTATATCCATTGATGACGATGAATTATTTTAATGGATCGGTTGGGCAAGCTGGATTGGTCGAAGTGGTTTACTCTGTAGGAATGCTGATTGGTGGGGCTGTGATCGGAATTTTTGGGAAATGGAAAAATCGTATGACGCTGATCTTTTGGGCTTATGCAGTGATTGGTGCTTCAATTGGGTTAAGTGGATTGTTACCTGCTACAAGTAAGGGATTTATCTATTTTGTTTTGTTAAATTCAATTGCAGGCTTTGCGACACCATATTTCAATACTTTACTGATGGCGATGATTCAACAAAGTTATGATCCAAATGTGTTAGGTCGTGTGTTAGGAGTGCTAAATTCCTTAATGAGCATCACAGGACCCGTTGGGCTAATCTTTGCAGGGCCATTAGCGGATAGAATTGGGGTAGAGAAAATGTTTGTGATCGCAGGTATCGGTGCGTTGGTGTGTGGTCTGATCAATTTTATGATACCAGTATCACGTAATTATGATAAAGAATTACAGAAACGATTAGCGAAAGAAGAAGTAGAAGAGGATAAAGAAGTGAGTCATGTAGAAAGTTAG
- a CDS encoding sigma-70 family RNA polymerase sigma factor: protein MGKFSYSERLLVKKAIKGDVQALGKLLQKNHEYLYKMAYIYIGNKEDALDIMQEATIQSIKSIHSLKEPSYFLTWFCTIMARQASKVIDQKVKIRALQNNPAYTEPKDPSFNKNQSIDVLEAVISLDDNYRLVLQLFYYQDLSVKEISEVLAMPQGTVKTNLKRGREALRQTLGEDYYV, encoded by the coding sequence ATGGGGAAGTTTAGTTATTCAGAACGTTTATTGGTCAAAAAAGCGATCAAAGGAGATGTCCAAGCATTAGGTAAACTATTACAGAAAAATCATGAATATCTATATAAAATGGCGTACATCTATATTGGGAATAAGGAAGATGCGTTAGATATTATGCAAGAGGCCACAATCCAGTCGATAAAATCGATTCACTCATTAAAAGAACCAAGCTATTTTTTAACTTGGTTTTGTACGATTATGGCAAGACAGGCAAGTAAAGTGATCGATCAAAAAGTTAAAATCCGAGCATTACAGAACAATCCCGCGTATACGGAACCAAAAGATCCATCGTTCAATAAGAACCAAAGCATTGACGTATTAGAAGCGGTAATAAGCTTAGATGACAACTATCGTTTGGTTTTACAGTTATTTTATTATCAGGATCTGTCAGTCAAAGAAATCAGCGAAGTTTTAGCGATGCCGCAAGGTACAGTCAAAACAAATTTAAAACGGGGACGTGAAGCACTTAGACAAACACTAGGGGAGGATTATTATGTCTGA
- the thiT gene encoding energy-coupled thiamine transporter ThiT has translation MQRTSELRVWIEGTIVAAIAMVLSFIPTNIGSSFSISLGMIPITLYALRRGTKAGFFSAFIWGLLHFPLAQVYYLMPAQVIIEYILAFGFAGVAGVYSDKLQQAIRNEEYKKSSRIIIYASFFGTLMRYIWHFIAGVIFWGSFALWGMNPWLFSFVMNGLSGVATAIVTSVVLLLLLRIDPKLFTPTTMTGIRRHHKEIE, from the coding sequence ATGCAAAGAACATCAGAGTTACGAGTTTGGATCGAAGGAACGATCGTGGCAGCTATTGCAATGGTGTTGTCCTTTATTCCAACGAATATTGGTAGTAGTTTTTCAATATCATTAGGGATGATCCCTATCACGCTTTATGCTTTACGGAGAGGAACCAAAGCTGGCTTCTTTTCAGCATTTATTTGGGGATTGTTACACTTTCCTTTAGCACAAGTCTATTATTTAATGCCAGCCCAAGTGATTATTGAGTATATTTTAGCTTTTGGTTTTGCAGGGGTCGCAGGCGTTTATAGTGACAAGTTGCAACAAGCAATTCGAAATGAAGAATATAAGAAGAGTAGCCGCATCATTATCTATGCTTCATTTTTTGGCACACTGATGCGTTATATTTGGCACTTTATAGCCGGCGTGATTTTCTGGGGGAGCTTTGCACTTTGGGGAATGAATCCATGGTTGTTTTCATTTGTAATGAATGGGTTAAGTGGGGTAGCAACTGCAATTGTAACATCAGTTGTGCTGCTATTGCTTCTTAGAATCGATCCTAAGCTATTTACCCCTACAACGATGACAGGAATTCGTCGTCATCATAAAGAAATTGAATAA
- a CDS encoding M50 family metallopeptidase, whose amino-acid sequence MKKKVKKVGSILISLGLGGIGGYFGGYLIAKNNLDLSVLDILIFVFALILSYILHIIIHEAGHGIFGKLTGYKMVSYRIFSFMWVWQTNGGVVFRRFNVPGTLGQCLMAPPTYEKGKFPFRLYLLGGVLANVIISGIVLISFGFHSLIAMAFIVTGLFTVLTNAIPMGFNDGMSLKTATSSEEQQYLLYLQFEVNSLLNQGFSYIELPKVYFELVPAIPKQTYSNDYQQFLKMARFSEEMDWKSLNEAMESLWHRKDELISIYQIEVKKEMIFSLAITKPDDSRLTELWSDKKVQMSLKQPLMGNKRIEATYYYFVENDVKTALDCLKKGKSFVNKAPNLGDAKAELTLNDWLYNEILANHNK is encoded by the coding sequence ATGAAAAAAAAGGTAAAAAAAGTTGGTTCTATTTTGATTTCATTAGGGTTAGGAGGCATAGGTGGCTATTTTGGGGGATATCTAATTGCAAAAAATAATCTTGATTTATCTGTTTTAGACATACTTATTTTTGTCTTTGCGCTGATTCTTTCTTATATCCTTCATATCATTATCCACGAAGCAGGTCATGGCATTTTTGGGAAATTAACTGGTTATAAAATGGTGAGTTACCGAATTTTCTCTTTTATGTGGGTTTGGCAAACGAATGGTGGAGTTGTGTTTAGACGCTTCAACGTTCCCGGTACCCTTGGACAATGCTTGATGGCACCTCCAACCTATGAAAAGGGGAAGTTTCCTTTTCGCCTATATTTATTAGGTGGTGTTTTAGCAAATGTGATTATTTCTGGTATCGTTTTGATTTCATTTGGATTTCACTCGCTGATTGCTATGGCATTTATTGTTACTGGGCTGTTTACGGTTCTTACAAATGCTATTCCAATGGGATTTAATGATGGTATGAGCTTAAAAACAGCTACCTCTAGTGAAGAACAGCAATATTTATTATACTTACAATTTGAAGTGAACTCTCTTTTAAATCAAGGCTTTAGTTACATTGAACTACCAAAGGTCTATTTTGAATTAGTTCCAGCTATTCCTAAGCAAACGTATTCTAATGACTACCAACAATTTTTAAAAATGGCTCGTTTTTCAGAAGAGATGGATTGGAAAAGCTTAAATGAAGCGATGGAATCGTTATGGCATCGTAAAGATGAGTTGATTTCTATCTATCAAATTGAAGTGAAAAAAGAGATGATCTTTTCGCTGGCGATTACTAAACCAGACGATTCACGACTGACTGAGTTATGGTCTGATAAAAAAGTACAAATGAGCTTGAAGCAACCTTTGATGGGGAATAAGCGTATCGAAGCTACCTATTACTATTTTGTAGAAAATGATGTTAAAACAGCTTTAGATTGCTTAAAAAAAGGGAAATCTTTCGTTAATAAAGCACCGAATCTTGGGGATGCCAAAGCCGAGCTGACGTTAAATGATTGGCTTTACAATGAAATTTTAGCTAATCATAATAAATAA
- a CDS encoding phage tail protein — MTYKVEFKEVSTVGLETSPVAVALAGLRANEARYYWNKYKHEFVTVPASDDPETLAWVEKILAEREMNFPYKPLEVSSFEVDGIKMAYVFYENGLAVNVMYTLEKGGKRAVGFKLSDGMDIPAEFEGKFKFARQKSKLAGTIRGSFFVIKGEY, encoded by the coding sequence ATGACTTATAAAGTAGAGTTTAAAGAGGTATCAACCGTTGGTCTTGAAACGTCTCCAGTGGCCGTTGCACTGGCCGGATTACGTGCGAATGAAGCTCGCTATTATTGGAATAAATACAAACATGAATTTGTAACTGTACCAGCAAGTGATGATCCTGAAACCTTAGCTTGGGTCGAGAAGATTTTAGCAGAACGTGAGATGAACTTTCCGTATAAACCATTAGAGGTTTCTAGCTTTGAAGTCGATGGTATCAAGATGGCTTATGTTTTTTACGAAAATGGCTTAGCGGTAAATGTTATGTATACCCTTGAAAAAGGTGGGAAACGTGCAGTTGGCTTTAAATTATCGGATGGTATGGACATTCCAGCTGAGTTTGAAGGGAAATTCAAATTTGCTCGACAAAAATCAAAATTAGCAGGTACCATTCGTGGGTCATTCTTTGTGATTAAAGGAGAGTATTAA
- the nrdI gene encoding class Ib ribonucleoside-diphosphate reductase assembly flavoprotein NrdI produces MNIFYISISGNTRSFVQRLATYATDKYNTQINIKELHENSVFEDEHAPFFTFVPTYLDGGNGVDNGDTEILTETMREYLEYHGNYRYCLGVVGSGNKNFNHQYCLTAKQYAQKFGFPFLADYELRGTQEDLERVYTVMAETIKNPPVSDL; encoded by the coding sequence ATGAACATTTTTTATATTTCAATTTCGGGTAACACTCGTTCATTTGTCCAGCGTTTAGCGACATATGCTACTGATAAATATAATACACAGATCAACATCAAAGAACTCCATGAAAATTCAGTTTTTGAAGACGAGCATGCTCCTTTTTTCACTTTTGTCCCAACTTATTTAGATGGCGGGAACGGGGTCGATAATGGTGATACAGAAATACTGACTGAAACAATGCGGGAGTATTTAGAGTATCATGGTAACTATCGGTATTGTCTTGGTGTTGTTGGTAGTGGGAATAAGAATTTTAATCATCAATACTGTTTGACAGCAAAACAATATGCTCAAAAATTCGGCTTTCCTTTTTTAGCAGACTATGAATTACGTGGAACGCAAGAAGATTTAGAGCGTGTTTATACTGTAATGGCCGAAACCATTAAAAATCCACCAGTCTCTGATTTATGA
- a CDS encoding diaminopimelate dehydrogenase, which translates to MIKVAIIGYGNLGRGVERSLKQQKDMELVGVYTRRAPETVQTEGAQAFTMDQLKDKKGEIDVCILCGGSATDLPTQTPEWTHLFNTIDSFDTHAKIPEHFAKVDRVAKENQTTSIISTGWDPGLFSLNRLYAQSILPVGETNTFWGKGVSQGHSDALRRIEGVADAVQYTIPNSEVIEKLKAGEHLTLTTRDKHFRECFVVLEDEFDPEKIREEIVSMPNYFVEYDTEVHFISQADLDQNHKAMPHGGTVLHTGTTHENTKQVIEYNLQLESNPEFTASVLVAYARACVRLAKEKQFGAYTVLDIAPKYLSDRTDEELRKELL; encoded by the coding sequence ATGATCAAAGTAGCGATTATCGGGTACGGGAACCTGGGACGTGGGGTTGAACGATCACTAAAACAACAAAAAGATATGGAACTAGTAGGTGTTTATACAAGAAGAGCGCCAGAGACGGTTCAAACAGAAGGTGCACAAGCCTTCACCATGGACCAACTCAAGGATAAAAAAGGGGAGATCGATGTTTGTATTCTATGCGGTGGTTCAGCAACGGATTTACCAACGCAAACACCAGAATGGACGCATTTATTTAATACAATCGATAGTTTTGACACGCACGCGAAGATTCCAGAACACTTTGCTAAAGTAGATCGCGTAGCAAAAGAAAATCAGACGACCTCAATTATTTCAACGGGATGGGATCCAGGCTTATTTAGTTTAAATCGTTTATACGCACAAAGTATTTTGCCAGTTGGAGAGACGAATACTTTTTGGGGAAAAGGCGTTAGCCAAGGGCATTCTGATGCATTACGACGAATCGAAGGCGTAGCAGATGCCGTGCAATATACGATTCCTAATAGTGAAGTGATCGAGAAACTTAAAGCGGGGGAACACTTAACTTTAACCACTCGGGATAAACATTTTAGAGAATGTTTTGTGGTTTTAGAGGATGAATTTGATCCAGAAAAAATTCGAGAAGAAATTGTTTCAATGCCAAATTACTTTGTTGAGTATGATACAGAAGTTCATTTTATTTCCCAAGCAGATTTAGACCAAAATCATAAAGCAATGCCCCATGGAGGGACTGTTTTGCATACTGGAACGACACATGAGAATACGAAACAAGTCATTGAATATAACTTACAACTGGAAAGTAATCCAGAATTTACAGCAAGTGTCTTAGTTGCATATGCTAGAGCTTGTGTTCGGTTAGCAAAAGAAAAACAATTTGGGGCCTATACTGTTTTAGATATTGCCCCTAAATATTTGTCTGATCGAACAGATGAAGAATTAAGAAAAGAGTTATTGTAA
- a CDS encoding phosphatase PAP2/LCP family protein, giving the protein MNTLKEKKFTPAVLSIILFTALTFLVVRNVQWFHDLDSAIYRFDWKPNGLITNVVALIAKTATIIPVFIISLLVSFGLWRNKHKLLAVWMSSNVLVVSALGFVLKHFVARTRPDVAQLVEKTSYSFPSGHSLLAMCLACSLILSVKTIYSRQTLNDNREKKILIIYVLLIGLGRIYLRVHYPSDVIGGFLLSYAWVNLSYVCLQRFFLNRTFATPDSKKRFIQKTILSSLTLLLLIVAGASVYGATVFNNVQKTADKIYQPLNRKNKSVELDKSEPVSFLLLGIANDSKRKTDFRANTIMVVTVNNQLKKTTITSIPRDAYVEIIGKDGVYDKINHAHSFGGDEMMIETVEHYLDIPINHYFVINMDGLAALSDAVGGVTVNNDFEFDAEGIHYPKGEQHLGGWETLQYARMRYEDPLGDYGRQKRQREVTIQLTKELTSMKSVLRYQELLDVIGENGQTDMTLDQMILLMKNYQKALNNIESYQMQGEGFTGDGYTGEEGISYQSISEEEKEKVTTELKQQLNLP; this is encoded by the coding sequence ATGAATACGTTGAAAGAAAAGAAATTCACGCCAGCTGTTTTAAGTATCATATTGTTTACAGCGCTAACTTTTTTAGTTGTCAGGAATGTTCAGTGGTTTCACGATTTAGATTCAGCAATCTATCGATTTGATTGGAAGCCTAATGGGCTTATCACGAATGTTGTGGCGTTGATTGCTAAGACTGCTACGATCATTCCAGTTTTTATCATAAGTTTACTGGTTTCATTTGGGTTGTGGCGAAATAAGCATAAATTGTTGGCAGTCTGGATGAGTAGCAATGTTTTAGTCGTTAGTGCATTAGGATTTGTGCTGAAGCATTTCGTTGCACGGACAAGACCTGATGTTGCACAATTAGTGGAAAAAACGTCTTATAGCTTTCCTAGTGGACATTCACTTTTAGCAATGTGTTTGGCTTGTTCGCTTATTTTGAGTGTCAAAACCATTTACTCTAGGCAAACCCTAAATGATAACAGAGAAAAAAAAATCCTAATTATTTATGTTCTTTTGATTGGTTTAGGCCGGATCTACCTAAGAGTACATTATCCAAGTGATGTGATTGGTGGTTTTCTTTTAAGCTATGCTTGGGTAAATCTTTCGTATGTTTGTCTTCAACGATTTTTCCTGAATAGAACATTTGCAACGCCAGACTCCAAAAAACGCTTTATCCAAAAAACAATTTTAAGTTCTTTAACATTACTTTTACTTATCGTTGCAGGTGCTTCGGTTTATGGTGCTACGGTTTTTAATAATGTTCAAAAAACAGCAGATAAGATCTATCAACCTTTAAATCGAAAAAATAAATCTGTGGAATTAGATAAAAGTGAGCCAGTGAGCTTTTTACTTTTAGGAATTGCGAATGATTCAAAGCGTAAAACTGATTTTCGGGCAAATACGATAATGGTTGTCACGGTTAATAATCAATTGAAGAAAACAACCATTACGAGTATTCCCAGAGATGCTTATGTAGAAATTATTGGAAAAGACGGTGTGTATGACAAAATCAATCATGCACATTCATTTGGTGGTGACGAAATGATGATCGAGACTGTTGAGCACTACTTAGATATCCCAATCAATCATTATTTTGTGATCAATATGGATGGTTTGGCTGCGTTAAGTGATGCAGTTGGCGGTGTTACAGTCAATAATGATTTTGAGTTTGATGCAGAAGGAATTCATTATCCAAAAGGGGAGCAGCATTTAGGCGGTTGGGAAACATTACAATATGCAAGAATGCGCTATGAAGATCCGTTAGGTGATTACGGCAGACAAAAAAGGCAGCGAGAGGTCACGATTCAGCTGACGAAAGAATTAACTTCAATGAAGAGTGTTCTTCGATATCAAGAATTATTAGATGTCATTGGCGAAAACGGACAAACGGATATGACACTCGATCAAATGATTTTATTGATGAAAAATTATCAGAAAGCCTTAAACAACATTGAAAGTTATCAGATGCAGGGCGAAGGTTTTACTGGAGATGGTTATACAGGTGAAGAAGGTATCTCCTATCAAAGTATTTCAGAGGAAGAAAAAGAGAAAGTGACAACAGAATTAAAGCAACAATTGAATTTACCGTAA
- a CDS encoding ABC transporter ATP-binding protein — protein MAEQTQNRPRGGRGPGQGAPVEKAKDFKGTLKKLISYIGAYKIPVFFVMIFAIASTVFNIWGPKILSSAITELFDGLIKKYQGTGGIDFNKIGGILLFMLGLYLVASAFGIIQGWIMSTISQKITYRMRKEISEKINRMPMNYFESRTTGEVLSRITNDVDTLGQSLNQSITQLITSVFTIIGVIVMMLSISVQMTGIAILIVPISMILIMIVVKNSQKYFKTQQEYLGVINGKVEETIGGYNIVRLFNDEENSLKEFKTQNDVLFKSAWKSQFLSGLMQPIMNFVGNLGYVAVAIFGGILAYNGTITVGDIQAFIQYVRNLTQPIAQLAQVSNLLQSMAAAAERVFEFLEEDEEAQTVPNPVKIDKAKGMVDFEHVRFGYTPDKIIINDFSSHVDPGQTVAIVGPTGAGKTTMVKLLMRFYDVTSGAIKIDGHNIKDFNRADLRKNIGMVLQDTWLFKGTIMENLRYGRLDATDEEVYEAAKAAHVHHFIQTLPGGYNMELNEESSNISQGQKQLLTIARAILADKPILILDEATSSVDTRTEGLIQGAMNNLMAGRTSFVIAHRLSTIKDADKILYMQDGDIKEQGTHEELLAEGGYYASLYNSQFEELDE, from the coding sequence ATGGCAGAACAAACACAAAATCGCCCTCGTGGCGGACGCGGACCTGGACAAGGCGCTCCAGTAGAGAAAGCCAAAGATTTTAAAGGAACACTAAAAAAATTAATCTCCTATATTGGTGCTTATAAAATACCTGTTTTCTTTGTAATGATCTTTGCGATTGCTTCAACCGTCTTCAACATTTGGGGACCAAAAATCTTATCTAGTGCTATTACAGAATTATTTGATGGCTTGATCAAAAAATATCAAGGAACTGGCGGGATCGATTTTAATAAAATCGGCGGGATTTTACTATTCATGCTAGGACTGTACTTGGTGGCATCTGCTTTTGGGATCATCCAAGGCTGGATCATGTCAACGATTTCGCAAAAAATCACGTATCGGATGCGGAAAGAAATTTCAGAAAAAATCAATCGCATGCCAATGAATTATTTTGAAAGTCGGACAACTGGTGAAGTATTGTCACGAATAACCAATGACGTAGATACCTTAGGCCAATCGCTAAACCAATCGATCACACAACTGATCACTTCCGTATTCACGATCATCGGGGTTATCGTCATGATGTTATCGATCTCGGTGCAAATGACAGGTATCGCTATTTTGATCGTACCTATTTCAATGATTTTGATTATGATCGTTGTAAAAAATTCACAAAAATATTTTAAAACACAACAAGAATACCTTGGTGTAATCAATGGTAAAGTGGAAGAAACAATTGGCGGTTACAATATCGTCCGTCTATTCAACGATGAAGAAAATTCTTTAAAAGAATTTAAAACGCAAAATGATGTTTTATTCAAATCAGCTTGGAAGTCTCAATTTCTTTCTGGTTTGATGCAGCCAATCATGAACTTTGTTGGAAATCTAGGCTATGTTGCTGTTGCGATTTTCGGTGGGATTTTAGCCTATAATGGTACGATTACGGTTGGGGATATCCAAGCTTTTATCCAATATGTACGTAACTTGACACAACCAATTGCGCAATTAGCTCAAGTATCCAACTTGCTGCAATCAATGGCTGCGGCGGCAGAGCGTGTCTTTGAATTTCTTGAAGAAGATGAAGAAGCACAAACTGTACCAAATCCAGTTAAAATCGATAAAGCCAAAGGTATGGTTGATTTTGAACACGTACGCTTTGGTTATACACCAGATAAAATTATTATTAATGATTTCAGTTCACATGTTGATCCAGGCCAAACTGTCGCAATTGTTGGACCAACGGGAGCTGGTAAAACGACGATGGTTAAATTATTGATGCGTTTTTATGATGTAACATCTGGAGCGATTAAAATCGATGGACACAATATTAAAGACTTCAATCGTGCAGATTTACGTAAAAATATTGGCATGGTTTTACAAGATACATGGTTATTTAAAGGAACTATTATGGAAAACCTTCGTTATGGTCGTTTGGATGCAACAGATGAAGAAGTTTACGAAGCAGCAAAAGCGGCTCACGTACATCATTTTATTCAAACCTTACCTGGTGGTTATAACATGGAATTGAATGAAGAATCTTCCAATATTTCACAAGGTCAAAAACAACTATTAACAATTGCTCGTGCAATTTTAGCAGATAAACCAATTTTGATCCTTGATGAAGCAACATCATCGGTTGATACAAGAACGGAAGGGTTGATCCAAGGCGCAATGAATAACTTGATGGCAGGTCGTACGTCATTCGTTATCGCTCACCGTTTATCAACCATCAAAGATGCAGATAAGATTCTTTACATGCAAGATGGCGATATTAAAGAACAAGGAACACATGAAGAATTACTCGCTGAAGGTGGCTATTATGCCTCACTTTACAACTCACAATTTGAAGAGTTGGATGAGTAA